From Fluviispira vulneris, a single genomic window includes:
- a CDS encoding ABC transporter substrate-binding protein encodes MEIKKLVFVSLLLFNGFSLNSFAADEKTQDIKYIRKTSFYDKMLDTKKGGSLHFPLGNDPKVMNPLLSADTESSSIEQFLWMSPFFLDPETLDYIPALAKSYTISADKKNYTFILYEKAKWQDGSPVTAEDYKFTFDTMMNPKIHAAALRSYYEGITLKIDNKFQITFTVAEPKFDTFDFLSRYVPIQKKQFESSKDFNKDKGIMNPISNGPYIMDKYKRGQSITFIRNKNWWGYELSQFKNRYNVDEIILDIIPEPNLSYEKFVKGDIDHISFTAEQWNTKVIGIDKEKYGSSPKEKNIWALKTQNKSAKPYTYIGWNFKNPLFQDVKTRKALSYLVDYKKIIEKVYYNLFTQCVSPFGTFTLNTAPELRQKNKMITYDRAKAIKLLKESGWKNDGSQTLVKEINGKKVPFEFTLETNTGNPARMKIAEIIKEDFKSAGIKVNIKTAEWNSFLDDVDSRRFDAVILGWTGTIFPNPKQIWHSSSEKNQGSNFISYNNPKIDDLIHSANSEFDPKKRNSIMQEINRIIYDDQPYTFIAEMNYILEGLSSKISSERWVASYESAAANDLFYLVK; translated from the coding sequence ATGGAAATTAAAAAATTAGTATTTGTGAGTTTGCTATTATTTAATGGATTTAGTCTAAATTCTTTTGCGGCGGATGAGAAAACACAGGATATTAAATATATTCGTAAAACAAGCTTTTATGATAAAATGCTTGATACTAAAAAAGGAGGTTCTCTCCATTTTCCTTTAGGCAATGATCCGAAAGTGATGAATCCTTTATTGAGCGCAGACACGGAGTCGAGTTCAATAGAGCAATTTTTATGGATGAGCCCTTTTTTTTTAGATCCAGAAACGCTTGATTATATCCCAGCTCTTGCAAAAAGTTATACAATTTCTGCAGATAAAAAAAACTATACATTTATTTTATATGAAAAGGCAAAATGGCAAGATGGTAGTCCAGTGACCGCAGAGGATTATAAATTTACTTTTGATACAATGATGAATCCAAAAATACATGCAGCCGCTTTGAGAAGTTATTATGAAGGAATTACTTTAAAAATAGATAATAAATTTCAAATTACTTTTACAGTTGCAGAACCCAAATTCGATACATTTGATTTTCTATCAAGATATGTGCCAATTCAAAAAAAACAATTTGAAAGTTCTAAAGACTTTAATAAAGATAAAGGAATTATGAATCCAATCAGCAATGGCCCATATATTATGGATAAATATAAGCGAGGTCAAAGTATTACATTTATTAGAAATAAAAACTGGTGGGGGTATGAACTTTCACAGTTTAAAAACAGATATAATGTAGATGAAATTATTCTAGATATTATTCCTGAGCCAAATTTATCGTACGAAAAATTTGTGAAAGGTGATATCGATCATATTTCATTTACAGCAGAGCAATGGAACACAAAAGTAATAGGAATTGATAAAGAAAAGTATGGAAGTTCGCCTAAAGAAAAAAATATTTGGGCTTTGAAAACACAAAATAAATCGGCTAAACCCTATACTTATATAGGGTGGAATTTTAAAAACCCTCTTTTTCAAGATGTAAAAACAAGAAAAGCTCTTTCATATTTAGTTGATTATAAGAAAATAATTGAAAAAGTTTATTATAACTTATTTACTCAATGTGTTTCTCCATTTGGTACATTTACACTCAATACTGCACCAGAGTTAAGGCAGAAAAATAAAATGATAACTTATGATCGTGCAAAAGCCATAAAACTACTCAAAGAAAGTGGTTGGAAAAATGATGGCTCACAAACACTTGTTAAAGAGATAAATGGTAAAAAAGTTCCATTTGAATTTACTCTTGAAACAAATACTGGTAATCCAGCACGAATGAAAATTGCTGAAATTATAAAAGAAGATTTTAAATCTGCTGGTATAAAAGTTAACATTAAAACAGCTGAGTGGAATTCTTTTCTTGATGATGTAGATAGCAGACGTTTTGATGCAGTTATTTTAGGTTGGACAGGAACTATTTTTCCAAATCCAAAACAAATTTGGCACTCCAGTTCAGAAAAAAATCAAGGATCAAATTTTATAAGCTATAATAATCCAAAAATTGATGATCTAATTCACAGTGCAAATTCAGAATTCGATCCTAAAAAGAGAAACTCTATAATGCAAGAAATAAATAGAATAATTTATGATGATCAGCCTTATACTTTTATTGCAGAAATGAATTATATTTTAGAAGGTTTGAGTTCAAAAATAAGTTCTGAAAGATGGGTAGCAAGCTATGAAAGCGCAGCAGCAAATGATTTATTTTATCTTGTAAAATAA
- a CDS encoding CheR family methyltransferase — MQDEFSDSIFKYFATLIEKETGIQFDEANKYLLLSRLENLVKFLNFPDVLSLWNDIQKNGLNQAAKLLLLDSATNNETSFFRDPKVFDFFKNHFVTNIMAQNPKIRIWCAATSTGQEPYTIAMIMAELKAQGIAKSYEIFGTDISDRVLKQAASGTYSQLEIQRGLPANLMIKYFEQISVESSNFPSFKAKPELSAFMTFKQMNLLHEWPDFGTFDIIFCRNVLIYQSKENKKNIISRFTKVLNPGGYLVLGGAESLLQLSDDFDFETYGNICVHKLKASVKPYT, encoded by the coding sequence ATGCAAGATGAATTCAGTGATAGCATCTTCAAATATTTTGCAACTCTTATCGAAAAAGAAACCGGAATTCAGTTCGATGAAGCAAATAAATATTTACTTTTAAGTCGTCTTGAAAATCTAGTTAAATTTTTAAATTTTCCTGATGTACTTTCCTTATGGAATGACATACAAAAAAATGGTCTCAATCAAGCTGCGAAGCTTTTACTTTTAGACTCTGCTACAAATAACGAAACATCTTTTTTTCGTGATCCAAAGGTTTTTGATTTTTTTAAAAATCATTTTGTAACCAATATAATGGCACAAAATCCTAAAATCCGGATTTGGTGCGCAGCAACAAGTACAGGTCAGGAACCTTATACAATAGCTATGATTATGGCTGAATTAAAAGCTCAAGGCATAGCAAAATCATATGAAATTTTCGGAACAGATATCAGTGATCGAGTTTTGAAACAGGCTGCGAGCGGAACCTATTCACAACTCGAAATTCAACGCGGGCTCCCCGCAAATCTAATGATTAAATATTTTGAGCAAATCTCGGTTGAGTCATCAAATTTTCCATCTTTTAAAGCCAAGCCAGAGCTATCGGCATTTATGACATTTAAACAAATGAATTTACTTCATGAATGGCCAGATTTCGGGACATTTGATATTATATTTTGTAGGAATGTATTAATCTATCAAAGTAAGGAAAACAAAAAAAATATTATCTCTCGCTTTACCAAAGTTTTGAATCCTGGAGGATATTTAGTTCTTGGAGGGGCAGAAAGTTTGCTTCAGTTATCCGATGATTTTGATTTTGAAACCTATGGTAATATTTGTGTACATAAACTGAAAGCTTCTGTGAAGCCTTACACCTGA
- a CDS encoding M23 family metallopeptidase: protein MLKLNKFKQKLSFALVIPFTLSLTGCINHSNNSNQNLVLKGSAAEMQEKVIIDPNFLARQKTAEKSFFGFPGVNTNPTDDELAIDEDEGAGEIIENDSIDMQKQLARNEPNYGKFGGFGFPLLWPVNGTFTSPFGIRRLMKRTRPHHGIDIGAPVGTQIRAAADGQVLFSGAKRGYGYSVIIGHDSSHETLYAHMKTIAVRAGQFVRRDQIIGYVGKTGRVTGANLHFETRIAGVAKNPLLYLPTPPSGKMRAGMRTPSYNEQVAYYAKLAQIAYISDQAEKRKVK from the coding sequence ATGCTCAAACTGAATAAATTTAAACAGAAGCTATCTTTTGCTCTCGTCATTCCCTTTACGCTGAGTCTAACTGGTTGTATTAATCATAGTAATAATTCAAATCAAAATTTAGTCTTAAAAGGTTCCGCTGCAGAGATGCAAGAAAAGGTTATTATAGACCCTAATTTCTTAGCTCGACAAAAAACAGCAGAAAAAAGTTTTTTTGGTTTTCCAGGTGTAAATACAAATCCAACGGACGATGAATTGGCGATTGACGAAGATGAAGGTGCTGGTGAAATTATAGAAAATGATTCTATAGACATGCAAAAACAACTTGCACGAAACGAGCCAAATTACGGTAAATTTGGAGGCTTTGGCTTCCCACTTTTATGGCCTGTCAATGGAACATTTACAAGTCCATTTGGTATTCGCCGTCTTATGAAACGCACCCGTCCGCATCATGGGATTGATATTGGAGCTCCAGTAGGAACACAAATCCGTGCTGCTGCAGATGGACAAGTGCTATTTTCTGGAGCAAAGAGGGGTTATGGCTATTCAGTAATTATTGGGCATGATTCTTCTCACGAAACCCTTTATGCACATATGAAAACAATTGCTGTGCGGGCAGGGCAATTTGTCAGACGTGATCAAATTATTGGCTATGTTGGAAAAACAGGTCGGGTAACCGGTGCCAATTTGCATTTTGAAACGCGAATTGCAGGGGTTGCTAAAAATCCACTTCTTTATTTACCTACTCCACCAAGCGGCAAAATGCGTGCTGGTATGCGTACTCCGAGTTACAACGAGCAAGTTGCATATTATGCTAAATTAGCACAAATCGCCTATATTTCAGATCAAGCCGAAAAAAGAAAAGTAAAATAA
- a CDS encoding ABC transporter permease subunit, with protein MRNYFIRRFLAIIPMFFLMTATYFCIQNYLPGGPVQEAIARLKGMGGEGGASRTLNAEDLQKLTHELEVEYGLDKPAITRYFIWLKNIFTLNFGDSITTRSPAIDQIIERLPISLSFGIPGFFLTYLIAIPLGVMMALRDGSRFDAISSFLLFVTYSIPSIVFAVIFLLIFCTDRVLPGGAWFPLGGFRSDNYESLSGIGKLIDLGRHLFLPVLASIIGNFTVYALLQKNSMLEVIRADYIRTARAKGLSENAVIFKHALRNALLPLMVGFGALLGTFLGGSIIIEPIFGLPGIGVLSLQSLAARDFNVIMAIVVLQSLAILLGQILNDVVYVIVDPRIEYK; from the coding sequence ATGAGAAATTACTTCATTCGTCGATTTTTAGCGATAATTCCTATGTTTTTTCTCATGACAGCAACGTATTTTTGTATTCAAAATTATCTCCCAGGAGGTCCAGTTCAGGAAGCAATTGCCCGCTTAAAAGGGATGGGTGGGGAAGGTGGAGCTTCAAGAACTTTAAATGCTGAAGATCTACAAAAATTAACCCATGAACTTGAAGTTGAATATGGATTAGATAAACCAGCAATCACTCGTTATTTTATTTGGCTAAAAAATATTTTCACTTTAAATTTTGGTGACTCCATTACGACACGATCACCAGCAATTGATCAGATTATTGAAAGATTACCTATTTCACTGTCCTTTGGCATTCCTGGATTTTTCTTAACATATTTAATTGCTATTCCACTCGGTGTCATGATGGCTTTGCGAGATGGTTCTCGTTTTGATGCTATTTCTTCATTTTTATTATTTGTTACTTATAGCATTCCATCTATTGTCTTTGCTGTTATTTTCTTATTAATTTTTTGTACAGACAGAGTTCTGCCAGGTGGCGCTTGGTTTCCATTGGGTGGATTTCGTTCTGATAATTATGAGAGTTTAAGTGGTATTGGAAAATTAATTGATTTAGGTCGACACTTATTTTTACCTGTTTTGGCATCGATCATTGGTAATTTTACAGTGTACGCACTTCTGCAAAAAAATAGTATGCTTGAAGTAATAAGAGCAGATTATATTAGAACGGCAAGAGCAAAGGGATTATCAGAAAATGCCGTGATTTTTAAGCATGCTTTACGCAATGCACTTTTACCACTTATGGTAGGATTTGGTGCTCTATTAGGAACTTTTTTAGGTGGCTCAATTATAATTGAACCCATTTTTGGTCTCCCTGGGATCGGAGTTTTGAGCTTACAATCATTAGCGGCACGTGATTTTAATGTGATTATGGCTATCGTCGTTTTACAGTCACTCGCCATATTGCTGGGTCAGATATTAAATGATGTTGTATATGTTATTGTGGATCCTAGGATTGAATATAAATAA
- a CDS encoding methyl-accepting chemotaxis protein yields MSIFSFFSFKKFNSLKLQSRIILVCLGLLSIIAAFTLALNFISWYQAKKDLVEKQIVLQSSTSQLIAGRFASRYNEVKSFATNPIYETMNENLISHVLDHYRNFQDIYDLILFVDKRGRYVATNNLGMSGAIINQDVLKEKTYENEEWFKNVMEGKTSDDSERNFSGTYVEDIQIDIISSIAYGVRKLGNSFSTAVRNSRGEIIGVLSVRANLVWMEAEIQSAFVSIRKEGVAEMAILVINNKGQIVVNYDPHSRGGSKEIVRDFKEILNVNLANFEYEPAKKLIEKKEGMGVYSNPLNERKKDIAVYSLLKSKQILPTLGWGVITRIQEEEAYKSVNESFLNTILIITFIFLVSFISLFLIAYSIGKKFIYVSETLGESAAQSEKTSLELDNSCNEVKKMTLEQSNSVSQTAAAMAEITSMITRTSELINESKIISDKANEKSAEGTVLMDKMAEAISAIKSTNSELEKMEEVISIIINKASTINDIVAKTELLSLNASIESARAGAYGKGFDVVSEEVDSLAKVSGNAAKDISVLLNDSHIKVSQIIKITHERVNEGLQVSQRAVESFQRISHGITEIRDRTNGIFDGTNDQKVTVQSSALSMDIMSNSVHKNSKEAEETSKIANEMRKQSKDLFNVSFEIQSLILGEGHSQMNIAQMKNKEILRIIGKLN; encoded by the coding sequence ATGTCTATTTTTTCATTTTTTTCTTTTAAAAAATTTAACTCACTTAAACTTCAGTCACGGATAATTCTTGTCTGCTTAGGATTATTATCAATAATTGCTGCGTTTACCCTCGCATTAAATTTTATCAGTTGGTACCAAGCAAAAAAAGATCTAGTAGAAAAACAAATTGTTCTTCAATCGTCAACTTCACAGCTGATTGCTGGACGATTTGCCAGTCGTTACAATGAAGTCAAATCATTTGCAACAAATCCTATTTATGAAACTATGAATGAAAATTTGATATCACATGTACTTGATCATTATAGAAACTTTCAAGATATTTATGATCTTATTTTATTCGTAGACAAAAGAGGTCGTTACGTTGCTACAAATAATTTAGGAATGTCAGGCGCAATAATAAATCAAGATGTTTTAAAAGAAAAAACTTATGAAAATGAGGAATGGTTTAAGAATGTCATGGAAGGGAAAACTTCCGATGATTCTGAACGGAATTTCTCTGGGACTTATGTTGAAGATATTCAAATTGATATTATATCATCTATCGCTTATGGCGTTAGAAAACTTGGCAATAGCTTTAGCACAGCAGTTAGAAATTCCCGTGGTGAAATTATTGGAGTACTTTCAGTAAGAGCTAATTTAGTTTGGATGGAAGCTGAAATACAATCTGCCTTTGTATCTATTCGCAAAGAAGGTGTTGCTGAAATGGCTATATTAGTCATAAATAATAAAGGGCAAATTGTTGTAAACTACGATCCACACAGTAGAGGGGGTTCAAAAGAAATTGTTAGAGATTTTAAGGAAATTTTAAATGTTAATTTAGCTAATTTTGAATATGAACCCGCTAAAAAATTGATTGAAAAAAAAGAGGGTATGGGAGTTTACAGCAATCCATTAAATGAGAGAAAAAAAGATATTGCAGTCTACTCTCTTTTAAAGTCTAAACAAATATTACCAACATTGGGCTGGGGTGTAATTACAAGGATTCAAGAAGAAGAAGCATACAAATCAGTAAACGAATCATTTTTAAATACTATATTAATTATAACTTTTATCTTCTTAGTGTCATTTATTTCATTATTTTTAATTGCATATTCTATTGGAAAAAAGTTTATTTATGTTTCAGAAACATTGGGAGAATCGGCGGCTCAATCTGAAAAAACAAGTCTTGAATTGGATAATTCTTGTAATGAAGTGAAAAAAATGACTCTTGAACAGTCAAATTCTGTCAGTCAAACTGCAGCCGCTATGGCAGAAATCACATCAATGATTACAAGGACAAGTGAACTTATAAATGAAAGTAAAATTATATCTGATAAAGCCAATGAAAAATCAGCTGAAGGAACAGTCTTAATGGATAAAATGGCAGAAGCAATATCTGCAATTAAGTCAACAAATTCTGAGCTTGAAAAAATGGAAGAAGTTATATCTATAATTATTAATAAAGCATCAACAATCAATGATATCGTAGCTAAAACAGAGCTCCTCTCGTTAAATGCTTCAATAGAATCAGCTCGTGCGGGAGCGTATGGCAAAGGTTTTGATGTTGTTTCAGAAGAGGTTGATAGTCTTGCAAAGGTCAGCGGGAATGCAGCAAAGGATATTTCAGTTTTATTAAATGATAGTCATATAAAAGTAAGCCAAATTATAAAAATAACTCATGAGCGAGTCAATGAAGGTTTACAAGTGAGTCAGCGAGCCGTAGAGTCATTTCAAAGAATTTCGCATGGAATTACTGAAATTCGCGATCGAACAAATGGAATATTTGATGGAACAAACGATCAAAAAGTAACAGTGCAATCATCAGCTTTATCAATGGATATTATGAGTAATTCTGTTCATAAAAATAGTAAGGAAGCAGAAGAAACATCAAAAATTGCAAATGAAATGAGAAAGCAAAGTAAAGATCTTTTTAATGTTTCTTTTGAAATTCAAAGTTTGATTTTAGGTGAGGGACATAGTCAAATGAATATTGCGCAAATGAAGAATAAAGAGATTTTAAGAATAATTGGTAAACTAAATTAA
- a CDS encoding ABC transporter permease subunit, which translates to MSPLTKRRWKVFLKQKRAKWGLFIFFTLFIFSMSANIWSSSKPLFLYREISHDIEGKKLNISSKKFYFPIFYNYSPEEFSIADSFIVNYKNMLESDKNRNIKSFAIFPVNQWDPEEQTEQVLSAPSKKHWLGTDNLGRDIFSRLLFGTRISLCFALILWISSYSIGTILGAMQGYFLGYFDFLLERLKELAAIIPMLTMIILVSAITKNQSFWMILSLVLVFGWMGIASQIRANVLTLRRREFCEASLALGGTHSRILLKHIFPNILTIIVTLSPFAIELGISLLAALDYLGFGLPPPTPSIGELMAQGRDNIQNAPWILLSPIVVILLLLISISLIGQSLREAFDPKLS; encoded by the coding sequence ATGTCACCGCTGACAAAAAGAAGATGGAAAGTTTTTTTAAAGCAAAAGAGAGCAAAATGGGGTCTCTTCATTTTTTTTACTTTATTTATTTTTTCAATGTCTGCAAATATTTGGTCAAGCAGTAAACCTCTTTTTTTATATAGAGAAATAAGCCATGATATTGAAGGAAAAAAGTTAAATATTTCGTCTAAGAAATTTTACTTTCCAATTTTTTATAATTATAGTCCAGAAGAATTTTCTATCGCAGATTCTTTTATTGTTAATTATAAAAACATGCTAGAAAGTGATAAAAATAGAAATATTAAATCTTTTGCTATTTTTCCTGTGAATCAATGGGATCCTGAAGAACAAACCGAACAGGTTTTGTCAGCGCCCTCAAAAAAACATTGGCTTGGCACAGATAATCTTGGTAGGGATATATTTTCCCGCCTTCTTTTTGGCACACGTATTTCTCTATGCTTTGCACTTATTCTTTGGATTAGTTCTTATTCGATTGGAACGATTTTAGGTGCAATGCAAGGATATTTTTTGGGCTATTTTGATTTTCTGCTCGAGCGTTTGAAAGAACTTGCGGCTATTATTCCTATGCTTACTATGATTATCTTGGTTTCAGCTATTACCAAAAATCAATCTTTTTGGATGATACTGTCCTTAGTTTTGGTTTTTGGTTGGATGGGGATTGCGAGTCAAATCCGTGCAAATGTTTTAACATTAAGACGACGAGAGTTTTGTGAAGCAAGTCTTGCATTAGGTGGAACTCATTCAAGAATTTTATTAAAACACATATTTCCAAATATTTTAACAATTATTGTTACCTTAAGTCCATTTGCCATTGAACTCGGAATTTCATTGTTAGCTGCCTTGGATTATTTGGGATTTGGTTTGCCACCACCTACCCCTAGTATTGGGGAATTAATGGCACAGGGGCGTGATAATATTCAAAATGCACCTTGGATTCTACTTTCACCTATAGTCGTTATTTTACTTCTTCTTATTTCAATCAGTTTGATTGGGCAATCTTTGCGCGAAGCTTTTGATCCAAAACTTTCTTAG
- a CDS encoding response regulator, translating to MNESTFESELRYTFLAETSEMLDDAENIFMHLESSPKDLSNMPKLLRIMHTVKGSGTTVGYTEIGNFTHKFETLLVAIRDKKIDTSEEIIDLLLASNDCLKKCITILQKNLKSKLVHLDEIEKKIDSVLSEKLNTKVEKINQDSFDDIRKNDKKSVVNQTTNSQNSKGNILICDDDEELLETVSEMLQMENYYVTACNKAETALEILKTQNFDIIFTDLKMPGMDGLEFTKKIRNINIYIPIIFISGNISREHVKKFLRLGVSDFIDKPFTSDALLLVAERAMRTAHFWKELLTISKSCFKIFVFIQKVDALLSDKHKNILLSGEREILKECLAEIQKTTSRLLAVEKDAQSSFLKVSADDR from the coding sequence ATGAATGAATCAACCTTTGAGTCAGAATTACGCTACACATTTTTAGCAGAAACAAGTGAAATGTTGGATGATGCAGAAAACATTTTTATGCATCTTGAAAGTTCACCAAAAGACTTGTCAAATATGCCAAAACTTTTACGTATTATGCACACAGTTAAGGGTTCAGGCACAACAGTCGGTTACACGGAAATAGGAAATTTTACTCATAAATTTGAAACACTGCTTGTTGCTATACGTGATAAAAAGATAGACACATCAGAAGAAATCATCGATTTACTGCTTGCGAGTAACGATTGTTTGAAAAAATGTATAACGATTTTACAAAAGAATTTAAAATCTAAACTCGTTCATTTAGATGAAATAGAAAAGAAGATAGATTCAGTATTATCAGAGAAATTAAATACAAAAGTAGAAAAAATAAACCAAGATAGTTTTGATGATATTAGAAAAAATGATAAAAAATCTGTAGTCAATCAAACCACAAATTCACAAAATAGCAAAGGAAATATTTTAATTTGTGATGACGATGAAGAGTTATTAGAAACTGTTTCTGAAATGTTGCAAATGGAAAATTATTATGTAACTGCCTGTAATAAAGCAGAAACGGCTTTAGAGATTTTAAAAACTCAAAATTTCGATATAATTTTTACAGATTTAAAAATGCCTGGAATGGATGGACTGGAATTTACAAAAAAAATAAGGAATATTAATATATACATTCCAATTATATTTATATCAGGCAATATTTCGCGCGAGCATGTTAAAAAGTTTTTGCGTCTTGGTGTGAGTGATTTTATCGACAAACCTTTTACGTCTGATGCACTTTTACTTGTCGCTGAACGTGCTATGCGCACAGCTCATTTTTGGAAAGAACTTCTCACTATTTCTAAATCATGTTTCAAGATATTCGTATTTATTCAAAAAGTAGATGCTTTATTAAGTGATAAGCATAAAAACATACTTCTATCAGGTGAAAGAGAAATCCTAAAAGAATGTTTAGCAGAAATACAAAAGACAACATCACGTCTATTAGCAGTTGAAAAAGACGCGCAGTCGAGCTTCTTGAAAGTTTCTGCAGATGATAGATAA
- a CDS encoding methyl-accepting chemotaxis protein gives MLSFRAKILFPSIVAYITLALFSLFLIYKDKEVQKERAFDSYSVAVDSINNIVGGRYIGRYTTIQAIALDSTLQQINNPTQISNLLEKYRKSTQSELILYVDRNGKYIASSTELSDGTKANINLIRGINFSNRDWFKNVVKGNFTEDITNGLIGTYSNDFQIDPLASELYGKDKVTLAFTAAVKDRFGNLIGIVTTRTSAKWLENELKGTFRSLEKSGAHFPEIILVNSKGIIIVDYNIKTFDKDNNYNRNMDVILKQNLLSEKFEPVKHILEGKSGDGEYYFERNKTKMLVSYSPLNSNRFLRSLNWGIITMDPADDVFMKINNIALISYIIISVLLLFSIIIVLKFTASLTKNFNYLTDKLRKSSVQSEETSQNLKKSFTLVAETVQNQTKSINDTNQIMRALTGMISQTTDNANECSNISNVVKSEISEGNMIMEKLAKAVAEIRETNNELMQISEMIDQISTKTNVINEIVSKTELLSLNASIEAARAGEQGKGFAVVAEEVGQLAKTSGKTASEIRTLIESGKKQVNEIISATKNRLEVGQTASDVAQKIFHEISHEINELQSRTENIKEATKEQKIGISQVATAMSQIDKSTEKNTFETQKAVHASEQVHQQSDELFQIMTAIRVLVYGAKLRILNAEVKGK, from the coding sequence ATGTTATCTTTTAGGGCAAAGATATTATTTCCAAGTATAGTAGCTTATATTACTCTTGCCCTTTTTTCTCTTTTTTTAATTTATAAAGATAAAGAAGTTCAAAAAGAACGTGCTTTTGATAGTTATTCCGTAGCTGTCGATTCAATTAATAATATTGTTGGTGGGAGATATATTGGAAGGTATACAACAATTCAAGCAATTGCTCTCGATTCAACTCTACAACAAATAAATAATCCTACACAAATATCAAATTTACTTGAAAAATATAGAAAATCGACACAAAGTGAATTGATTCTTTATGTTGATAGAAATGGAAAATATATTGCATCGAGTACAGAATTAAGTGATGGAACGAAGGCAAATATAAATTTAATTCGGGGAATAAATTTTTCAAATAGAGATTGGTTTAAAAATGTAGTGAAAGGAAATTTTACAGAAGATATTACGAACGGGTTAATAGGAACTTATTCAAATGATTTTCAAATTGATCCTTTAGCCTCAGAATTATATGGCAAAGACAAAGTGACCTTAGCATTTACTGCGGCTGTAAAAGATCGATTTGGAAATTTAATAGGAATTGTCACTACAAGAACGAGTGCAAAATGGTTAGAAAATGAATTAAAAGGCACATTTCGTTCACTTGAGAAAAGTGGAGCGCATTTTCCAGAAATTATTCTTGTTAATTCAAAAGGAATCATAATTGTAGATTATAATATTAAAACTTTTGATAAAGATAATAATTACAACAGAAATATGGATGTTATTTTAAAGCAAAATCTATTATCAGAAAAATTTGAACCAGTGAAGCATATATTAGAAGGAAAATCTGGAGATGGTGAATATTATTTTGAAAGAAATAAAACTAAAATGCTGGTTTCTTATTCCCCTTTAAACTCCAATCGTTTTCTTAGAAGTTTAAACTGGGGAATAATAACAATGGATCCCGCTGACGATGTTTTTATGAAAATCAATAATATTGCTTTGATTTCATATATTATTATTAGTGTATTACTTCTGTTCTCTATTATAATTGTCTTAAAATTTACTGCTTCCTTAACAAAGAATTTTAATTATCTAACAGATAAATTAAGAAAATCATCAGTACAAAGTGAAGAAACAAGTCAAAACCTAAAAAAATCTTTTACTCTTGTAGCAGAAACTGTGCAAAATCAAACAAAATCGATAAACGATACCAATCAAATCATGAGAGCATTGACAGGAATGATTTCTCAGACAACAGATAATGCGAACGAATGTAGCAATATTTCAAATGTGGTAAAAAGTGAAATTTCGGAAGGCAATATGATTATGGAAAAACTTGCCAAAGCCGTTGCAGAAATTCGCGAGACTAATAATGAGCTTATGCAAATATCTGAAATGATCGATCAAATCAGCACAAAAACAAATGTGATCAATGAAATTGTTTCCAAAACAGAATTGCTTTCATTAAATGCATCAATTGAAGCAGCACGGGCTGGGGAACAAGGAAAAGGATTTGCAGTTGTTGCAGAAGAAGTTGGGCAATTGGCTAAAACAAGTGGAAAAACGGCAAGTGAAATACGAACACTCATTGAATCCGGAAAAAAACAAGTGAACGAAATTATTTCAGCAACTAAAAATCGCCTTGAAGTCGGACAGACTGCGAGTGATGTCGCTCAGAAAATATTTCATGAGATTTCTCATGAAATAAATGAGCTGCAAAGCAGAACGGAAAATATAAAAGAAGCTACAAAAGAACAGAAAATAGGAATTTCACAAGTAGCAACAGCAATGTCTCAGATTGATAAATCAACAGAAAAAAATACATTTGAAACGCAAAAAGCAGTGCATGCTTCTGAGCAAGTTCATCAGCAAAGTGATGAACTCTTCCAAATTATGACGGCTATCCGAGTCCTTGTTTACGGTGCAAAATTAAGAATTCTTAATGCTGAAGTGAAAGGAAAATAA